In Tessaracoccus sp. MC1865, the DNA window TCTTCAGGTTGCCGGCGACGTCCTCCAGCGGGACGGGCACCGCCGCGCCGCACTGCGAAGCGACCGTGATACCGAAGGTGCCTTCCGCCACGAGATCCGCCCCGGCGGATCCCAGCAGGGTGCCCAGCACCCTGTCGTTGGCGTCCGGGATGCCACCGCGCTGCACGTACCCCAGGATGGTCACGCGCGATTCCAGCCCGGTGATCTGCTCGAGCGATTCGGCCAGCTTGAAGGCGTTGTTGCGGTGGCTCGCCACCACGGCGTCGCGGTGCTTGTCTGCGGCCGCCTTCGCCTCCGCGGTGGAGGCGTGCTTGCGCAGCACCTCCGCAGCGGCCAGGTCCGCCGAGTCCTTCTCGTCGCGGGCGCCCTCGGCCAGCGCGATGACGGAGAAGTTGCGGCCCGAGGCGGCCCGCCGGTGGACCGATTCCGCCACGGCCTCCACCGAGTACGGGATCTCCGGGATCAGGATGACGTCGGCCCCGCCGGCGATGCCTGCGCCCAGCGCGAGCCAGCCGGCCTTGTGGCCCATGATCTCCACGACGATGATGCGGTGGTGCGAGTGGGCTGTGGAGTGCAGCCTGTCCACGGCCTCCGTCGCGATGCCCAGCGCCGTGGAGAAGCCGAAGCTGGTCTCGGTGTGCGCGATGTCGTTGTCGATGGTCTTCGGCAGGTGGATGACGTTGAGCCCCGCCGCGGCGAGGCGCTTTGCGTTCTTGGCCGTGCCGCCGCCCCCGATGCACACGAGGCCGTCGAGGTCGTTCTTCTCGTAGTTCTCGACGATCGTGGACGTCATGTCGCGGACCTCGCCGTCGATCACCATCTTGTGCGGCTTGTCCCGCGAGGTGCCGAGGATGGTGCCGCCGATGGTGAGGATGCCCGACAGCGCGTCCGAGTCGAGCACCTGGAAGTTGTTCTCGACGAGGCCCTTCAGTCCGGAACGGAAGCCGAGCAGCTCCATGCCGTGCTGCCCGATCGCCGCCTTGCCGAAGCCGCGGATGGCCGCGTTCAAGCCGGGCGAGTCGCCGCCTGCCGTCAGAATCCCGATGCGCTTTGCCATGTGCCCACCCTAGAGCGGCGGGGCCCCGCCCGTGTGCCGTTCCGCGCCCGCGGGCAACGGCCATCCGTGGCATCCCTGAACTGACCCGGGACGCGGCCCGCCCGGCTGTCGGAGGGACGGGTAGACGACCTACAGTGGATCCATGTCGATCGAACAGAACCGGCTGCAGGAACTGCGGTGCGCGGACCAGGACCGTGAGTTGGTGGCGCAGTTGCTGAACAACGCCTACGCCGACGGCCGGTTGACGTTCGACGAACACGCGGACCGCATCGCCAAGGCCTACGACGCCAAGACCTTCGGCGACCTCACCCCCCTGACGACCGATCTGGTGGCCCCGCAGCCCCAGCCCGTCGTCGAACCGTATTCGGCCCCTACCCCGGCGGGGTCGCCGGACCGCAGGCCGGTGCCCGCCCAGTTCGCCGGGCCGCCCGCGGTGCCGGGGATCGACGCGTTCACCGGCGGCAACGCCGTGATGTCGACGTTCAAACCCGGCCAACTC includes these proteins:
- a CDS encoding 6-phosphofructokinase, with the translated sequence MAKRIGILTAGGDSPGLNAAIRGFGKAAIGQHGMELLGFRSGLKGLVENNFQVLDSDALSGILTIGGTILGTSRDKPHKMVIDGEVRDMTSTIVENYEKNDLDGLVCIGGGGTAKNAKRLAAAGLNVIHLPKTIDNDIAHTETSFGFSTALGIATEAVDRLHSTAHSHHRIIVVEIMGHKAGWLALGAGIAGGADVILIPEIPYSVEAVAESVHRRAASGRNFSVIALAEGARDEKDSADLAAAEVLRKHASTAEAKAAADKHRDAVVASHRNNAFKLAESLEQITGLESRVTILGYVQRGGIPDANDRVLGTLLGSAGADLVAEGTFGITVASQCGAAVPVPLEDVAGNLKTVPVDHEWVRAARGVGTNLGD
- a CDS encoding DUF1707 domain-containing protein; translated protein: MSIEQNRLQELRCADQDRELVAQLLNNAYADGRLTFDEHADRIAKAYDAKTFGDLTPLTTDLVAPQPQPVVEPYSAPTPAGSPDRRPVPAQFAGPPAVPGIDAFTGGNAVMSTFKPGQLHTIASNVTINSWLGDARIDLVGAAFESRDTTINVGGLMGEISIRVPEGVSVDLSRLNMIMGESKVDGAVPHPDGIRLRLVGTFIMGEVTVLGPDTTRVRKYQRFTR